Within the Corallococcus exiguus genome, the region AAGCGGACGTTCGTGCTCGCGGGCAACAAGGTCTACATGCACGACCCGGAAGCGCAGACGCTGTCGGTGGCGGCCATGGACACCAGCCAGCTGTCCGCGTCGGTGACGTTCCTCTTCGGCCAGGGGAAGCTGGCGGACGAGTTCGCCATCACCAAGGGCGCCTGCAAGGACTGCAAGGGCACGCTACTGGTGCTGGATCCGCTGAAGAACGAGCCGCGCTTCCGCCAGGTGCGCCTGGAGGTGGACCCCTCGACGGCGCAGGTGCTCAAGAGCACGGTGGTGGATCCGGACGGCAGTGAGAACACCATCGCCTTCCTGGACCTGAAGACGAACGTGGGCATCTCCGCGGACAGCTTCAAGCTGAACCCGCCCGAGGGCACCCGCGTGGACGACTTCACCAAGAAGGCGCAGTAGGACGGCCCGCCCTCCATGCGCGGCGTGCTGCTGGCGGGATGCGTGCTGCTGGGCGCGGGGTGTCACTCCACCGCGCCCGCGGGCCCTTTACGTCCCACGAGCCTCGCGGGGCAGACGCTGCCCCTCCTGTCGTCGCCCGCGCTGCGGCTGACGGTGGCGGGGCGGTTGGGGAACCGGGCCGTGCCGGTGGTGCTGGACGTCACGCGGCCGCTGTCGCTCGTGTCCTCCAGCTGCTTCGACGGCGCGCCGCCCGCGGCCGCGGGGACCGCTCGCGTGCCGGAGTCCTCCGGAGGTCATCGCTCCTGGCCGGAGGTTCCGGCGCCGCCGTTGACGGTGGGCCCGGTGTCGCCGCCCCTGCGCACGTTGCTGCTCTCCGGTGAGACGGGCTGCTCGGTGACGCTGGGGCAGGACGTGCTGTTTCCGTATGCCCTCACGGTGGATCCGCTGCGCCGCGAGGTGACCTTCACCGCTTCACGTCCCCGGGAGGCCTACGACGCGGAGCTGCGCGGGACGGACGCCGTGCGCGAGTCGCACGTGGTGGAGCTGAGCCGCGAGCCGCTGGGCGACTGGCCGCTCCTGGCCGTGCAGGTGACGCAGGGCGGGGCGAGCATCACCGGCCCCTTCGTGCTGGGCACACGTGAGCCCTTCTCCCGTCTGGCGGTGGACCCCGCGCTGGGGCAGGGGCTTCAGCCGCTGGAGACGGCCGCGGGCCTGCCGCCGCGCACCTTCGTGGTGGACGCGGTGGAGGTGGCCGACGGCCTGGGCGTGAAGCCCCTGGTGATGGAGGCCGCTGGGCGCTGGCCGTCGCGGAGCAGCCTGGGCCGGCTGGGGCCGGACGTGTGGGGCCGCTTCACCACCACCGTGGACGCGCAGGGTGGGGCGCTGGTGCTGCGCAGGCCCCACGTGCGCACGCCCGTGGG harbors:
- a CDS encoding LolA family protein, translated to MLLESLLFTLLTQAPTTAAPTAPAPKPAAAAKAPAAAPQPAAPKDAGTAAMPPAAKQGDASVAASATPKPMAPEVKTLVDRMQAFYEKTGDFKAGFKQDYKYKAFRRTQTSTGTVTYKKPGLMRWEYENPSKRTFVLAGNKVYMHDPEAQTLSVAAMDTSQLSASVTFLFGQGKLADEFAITKGACKDCKGTLLVLDPLKNEPRFRQVRLEVDPSTAQVLKSTVVDPDGSENTIAFLDLKTNVGISADSFKLNPPEGTRVDDFTKKAQ